The Lycium barbarum isolate Lr01 chromosome 11, ASM1917538v2, whole genome shotgun sequence genome contains the following window.
GGTGAAGCTACCTCTGGCTTTATAGGGTTAGTGAGAAGCTTACCGCTGTTTGTCTGTCTTTTACCAACACCATAACTGCCAACATAACTAGCAGAACTTTTAGGTGGCATGTCTGAGGGTGCAGTTCCAAGTCCATATCCAATTGAACCAGATCCATCTCGCTCAGAGCGCCAAGTGGAATCACTATATCCCAAACCACCACTGTACAAATCAGCAAGAGCCCCATCATAGCTACCATTAGATGCAGAATATGATGATGTAGGAGGAGCCCCGCTTGTGACATTTCTTCCATAGCCTCCTCCAGTCAACCCATATAAACTGTCATCACCCCCATAACCAAGATTTCCACTTTGGTTAGAAACAGTTCCTCTACCTTGAGAGGATATTGAAGATGAACCCCAAACTCCAGTGTTGCTAAAGTTTCCTGCCCCAGTGTTCCCACTTCCAGATACTGCAAAGTTGCTAGAGTTGTTGGAGTTTGTTCCATAACCCAAACCCCCATTTCCCCACAAATTGCGAGTTGCTGAGCTGAAGAATGAACTACTTCCTCCTCCATTTACTCCATCAAACCCAATAGGACCACCAAATCTATTTGAACTATTAACATAATAAGGACTCAGTCCCCGTCCGTAGCTCAAGTTGCTGTTAAAGTTTGCTGGACTTCCCCCATATCCTGGGCTTAACCCTGGTTCAAAGTTAAGACCCATTCCATAACCAGAACCAAACGGAGCAAAACCACTCCTACCTCCAGCAATGGGGCTAAATCTACCATCCATCCTAACTCCATATCCTGCAACTGTATTTGGAGAGTAT
Protein-coding sequences here:
- the LOC132620327 gene encoding heterogeneous nuclear ribonucleoprotein 1: MQSDLGKLFIGGISWDTNEERLKEYFSTYGEVLEAVIMKDRTTGRARGFGFIVFADPAVADRVIKEKHNIDGRMVEAKKAVPRDDQSTIGRSSPSIQGSPGPGRTRKIFVGGLASTVTEADFKQYFEQFGTITDVVVMYDHNTQRPRGFGFITYDSEDAVDQVLLKTFHELNGKMVEVKRAVPKELSPGPRLTGFNHPLGRISNFLNGYNTQGGYSPNTVAGYGVRMDGRFSPIAGGRSGFAPFGSGYGMGLNFEPGLSPGYGGSPANFNSNLSYGRGLSPYYVNSSNRFGGPIGFDGVNGGGSSSFFSSATRNLWGNGGLGYGTNSNNSSNFAVSGSGNTGAGNFSNTGVWGSSSISSQGRGTVSNQSGNLGYGGDDSLYGLTGGGYGRNVTSGAPPTSSYSASNGSYDGALADLYSGGLGYSDSTWRSERDGSGSIGYGLGTAPSDMPPKSSASYVGSYGVGKRQTNSGIGG